One window of the Candidatus Zixiibacteriota bacterium genome contains the following:
- a CDS encoding exported hypothetical protein (Evidence 5 : Unknown function) → MNKIIMVCVFCCIFCANASGKKDEAAELHKKGLQYIEKEQYQQAVETFKKVVAIKPDDAKAYNNLALAYCNLVRYQEAIDACLAAIRIDPTLPEPHCYLGIGYLGLERFQEAATACEESIRLKPGFVLAHKTLAMIYEKLGRADEAKKHIPGLLMTGPFGVLNEKHGENWYVIDCGRSAIIIDKEIKAKLDRQGSLELMPGEHSVLIKDGSRTIHLVIESGRAYQLLRIMPLGMEQYSNMVNYCIEVHDPDIRTGNGGTRLDCPWNQNR, encoded by the coding sequence GTGAATAAGATTATAATGGTCTGTGTTTTTTGTTGTATTTTCTGCGCGAATGCAAGCGGAAAGAAGGATGAGGCGGCTGAATTGCATAAAAAGGGATTGCAATATATTGAAAAAGAACAATATCAACAGGCAGTTGAAACCTTCAAAAAGGTAGTTGCAATCAAACCTGATGATGCGAAAGCTTACAATAATTTGGCTCTTGCTTATTGTAACCTTGTACGCTATCAAGAAGCGATTGATGCATGCCTTGCAGCCATACGGATTGACCCCACTTTACCAGAACCTCACTGTTATTTGGGTATAGGTTATCTTGGCTTGGAACGCTTCCAAGAGGCCGCAACTGCATGTGAAGAATCAATCCGCTTGAAACCTGGTTTTGTCTTAGCCCACAAGACACTTGCTATGATCTATGAAAAACTTGGTCGCGCAGATGAAGCCAAAAAACACATTCCAGGTCTGCTTATGACCGGGCCATTCGGGGTTCTTAACGAAAAACACGGAGAAAATTGGTATGTAATTGATTGCGGTCGGAGCGCTATAATCATCGACAAAGAGATCAAAGCCAAATTGGATAGGCAAGGATCCCTTGAATTGATGCCGGGAGAGCATTCCGTTCTTATAAAGGATGGTTCAAGAACCATACATCTCGTTATCGAGTCCGGCAGAGCTTATCAGTTGCTGCGCATCATGCCATTGGGTATGGAGCAGTACTCAAATATGGTCAATTACTGCATTGAAGTGCATGACCCTGACATCAGAACCGGAAATGGCGGGACTCGCTTGGATTGTCCTTGGAATCAAAACCGGTGA
- a CDS encoding putative Crossover junction endodeoxyribonuclease RuvC (Evidence 3 : Putative function from multiple computational evidences), giving the protein MDGRPSLLAIDPGLREMGVAHFLGSDLIDYGVKSLRRTYSRIPVLKTLAQIMTRLIKEKMPDAIAIEKTCFPKGFSESSVDKAIALIERLAQKNRIPVYEFAAGTIKKTVTGDGRATKRIIARVVSAKFKELKVYRESHIHWKERYNQNLFDAVACGLTYLAFKKDGNLSNYEISNNKTQGRP; this is encoded by the coding sequence ATGGACGGCAGGCCTAGTTTGTTGGCCATTGATCCGGGTCTGCGGGAAATGGGCGTGGCCCACTTTTTAGGGTCAGATTTAATCGACTATGGGGTCAAATCCCTGAGGCGCACGTATTCAAGAATCCCGGTCTTAAAGACACTGGCTCAGATCATGACAAGATTGATTAAGGAAAAGATGCCGGATGCCATCGCCATTGAAAAGACCTGCTTTCCCAAAGGATTTTCAGAGTCCTCAGTTGACAAAGCCATTGCTCTCATTGAAAGACTCGCCCAAAAAAACCGCATTCCGGTCTATGAATTTGCGGCCGGTACTATTAAGAAGACAGTCACCGGTGACGGTCGGGCCACCAAGAGAATCATCGCCCGGGTGGTCTCCGCCAAGTTTAAGGAACTTAAGGTCTATCGGGAATCACACATCCATTGGAAAGAACGATACAATCAAAATTTATTTGACGCCGTGGCCTGCGGTCTGACCTATCTGGCCTTTAAAAAAGACGGCAATCTATCCAATTATGAAATCTCCAATAATAAAACCCAAGGCAGACCATAG
- a CDS encoding hypothetical protein (Evidence 5 : Unknown function), with product MPESKPIPFIPKTSSDALALEIAKAFGDEVRLSFYRQICYAHDHSVVYKAYQEALKVPAYRIRKSRXAIFIHILRNYGRQA from the coding sequence ATGCCAGAATCCAAACCGATTCCCTTTATTCCGAAAACCTCGTCTGACGCCCTAGCCCTGGAAATAGCCAAGGCCTTTGGCGACGAGGTCAGGCTCTCCTTTTACCGTCAGATTTGTTATGCCCATGACCACAGTGTTGTCTATAAAGCCTATCAGGAAGCCCTCAAGGTTCCCGCCTACCGCATTAGGAAATCCCGCCNGGCAATTTTCATTCACATCCTCAGAAATTATGGACGGCAGGCCTAG
- a CDS encoding hypothetical protein (Evidence 5 : Unknown function), translating to MSGLPGSIRALAWNGSEIAAVFLSYSDTMYSVASSIDGENWLTKGTFTQPQAEARIDAIIWAGSFWLLSSAKSIGTSPPRIDSLFIWTSSDLSTWNLRYSDSGGYISDFAYSGTRYIGIGQGMVESINGYDWQRGNLSDIEENGVIWTGQRFITTSYNGSGAYASSEGLTWSKFDNDNIYIRGLLFDGQRVIGVGPDGIFIGEP from the coding sequence GTGTCCGGCCTTCCGGGCAGTATTAGAGCCCTGGCATGGAACGGATCTGAAATTGCCGCTGTTTTTCTCAGCTATAGCGACACCATGTACAGCGTGGCCAGTTCGATTGACGGTGAAAATTGGTTGACCAAAGGGACTTTTACCCAACCGCAAGCGGAGGCCCGTATAGACGCCATTATTTGGGCCGGGTCATTTTGGCTTCTCTCGTCCGCAAAAAGCATCGGAACATCACCGCCGCGGATTGACAGTCTGTTCATTTGGACTTCATCCGATCTATCGACCTGGAATCTGCGCTACTCGGATTCCGGGGGGTACATATCGGATTTTGCTTATTCAGGCACGCGATATATCGGTATTGGGCAGGGAATGGTCGAATCTATCAATGGATATGACTGGCAGAGGGGAAATCTCTCTGATATCGAAGAAAATGGTGTGATATGGACTGGTCAAAGGTTCATCACAACCAGCTATAACGGCTCAGGTGCATATGCCTCATCTGAGGGACTTACCTGGTCAAAATTTGACAATGACAACATCTATATTAGGGGTCTGCTATTTGACGGGCAAAGGGTAATTGGGGTCGGTCCTGATGGAATATTCATCGGCGAGCCATAA
- a CDS encoding hypothetical protein (Evidence 5 : Unknown function), giving the protein MSKTCSNSKTNLKLIQIDDFNLQSNAAAIYHARLSRKIRAGALSGTMISVLLSLKPP; this is encoded by the coding sequence GTGAGCAAGACCTGCAGTAATTCAAAAACTAATTTGAAGCTTATCCAAATTGATGATTTCAATCTGCAATCCAATGCAGCTGCAATTTATCATGCCAGATTGTCTCGAAAAATTAGGGCAGGGGCTTTAAGCGGAACTATGATCAGCGTCCTTCTTTCATTGAAACCTCCTTAA